In the Chaetodon trifascialis isolate fChaTrf1 chromosome 12, fChaTrf1.hap1, whole genome shotgun sequence genome, AGTAACCCAGTACACCATTTGAATGTTGTTTTCCTCTAATGTGGGAGTCCAGCAAATGTTCCCCTTCCCTTCAGGCAAAACCAGAAATTGTTTGCTGGATTATCAACAACAATTTTTTATATCATGTCATGAATGCCTCACAAATATACTCATACAGtgtcaagtttatttatatggcacgTTTAAaaaccaaagtgctgtacaaatCACAGTGAATGGCACAACAAAGCAAGTAAAATGACAAAGCAGTagcaaaaaaagacacaaacagtagtaaaaaggcaaaatgataaCAATAACTGGCAATAATAAAATACAAGGCCATATCAAAATATGTCATCATCACATAAAGTCAGAccacataaaaacatatttacatCGAATCCACTCTAAGCAAGTAATGTAATGTAGTTCAACATAGTATATTGCAGTTTCAGTGCTTATGTGACTGTGCAGTAACTGTGACTAACAGTCTGACAGGTGGTTTGCATGTACCCACTCATCCCTGGACAGGACTTCACCCACTGATATAGAGCGTGACATAACAACGTCACAAAGCTTCACAATTCCTCCATAATCTAAGCCAGCTTCCTGTCCTCATCTCCAATCAGCAAATGAACACAGTAAGGAATAACAGCGACCACACCGAGAGGAACAGAAGCACTCTTACAAAAAGATAAACCGTAGAACagaagctcagtgtgtgtgggcatCTTGATGAAGTCACAAAGCTGCAGAGATGTGAGTGTCGCTGTCACGCACATGAGTTTAAATCTGGTTTTGTAGCTGTTCTTCCCCTTGCAGCTCTGGATGAACATCTGAGAGTTCACTGCCAGGCCCAGACCGAACAAGGCTCCCAGGTTGCGCACCAGACCCGCAAAAGGTGTGGTGTCGAGATGGATCCAGTCTGAGTTAACGCACCACTTCTTGGCTTTAGTAACTGACCACAAAGGATCGATGTCTGTCGATTTGAGGATCACATAAAAGCAGATGgcaaaggagaaaagaaagagattGATCTGGAGGTACACTTTCAAGCTTGCATTGTAGACGGAGGGGATATGATCAAAAGCCTCGGCAACCAGCATACCTACACATGgtagaaacaaaacacatgaataaatataacaaaaacaattaagttACATACAGCATTAGCTCAGGAAATATGTAACAGCAGGAAGAAACCCACCAGCCAAAAGGCCGAGGATAACCTGATGTGGGAAATGTGTTGCAACAAAAACCCTGGAGACGCAGACGCTTATCTGAATGACCCAAAAAGCCATCCACAGACAAGACCTGAGAAGATGAAACCTGAAAGGACAGAGACATTTAGACATGAGCACTGATATGATTATGATCATCATTATACAAAATAACTACCCACCTTTGAAAACTCTGCGCAGAAGTGACAGTCGAGGAAGGTCTGGTGAAGTTGAGAGCAGCGGTGATCATCACGTACCACACACATGACGAGCCCATGGCGTGACCGGATGGACTTCCTGCATGAAGAAACATCAGAGAAGTGTTTGACAGTGCCAGAAACTGTCACTTTAAAATGGCATTAATCAAAATACACATGCTAACCTGGCCCTGTTTCACATGTGATGTGAAATTGTTCCAAGTGTGGGAGTGAATCGTTGGGGTAGAAGTGGGTTTCTTGCACCCACCAGTAAGGTCGCTGCCCAAACAGAATCCTGAAAAACAAGTATTACAgaatataaatacacaaaatactctgaaatgtcattttattaAGCTCTGACTTCGTTTACCATTTGAAAATAAGATTGAGCCAGTCTCCAATAACAGCCACCCATATCATCTTGGTGCCCACGTTATGACTGAGATGGAACCAGAGGGGGAAGTAAACGGAGAAAATATTACGAGGGTCTCCCACAGTTGACATGAAGTTGAGGAAGTCGTGGTATTTCCTGTAGTTGTTCTGGAGGTGCTGTATAACCAGCACCCCATTGCTGTAGACAAAATCCATCTGAGAGTCCCTGTCTATGTGCCCAAGTGTAACAGCCGCTTCTTCAGCATCAGTCAAAGCACCATGAATCCCTTCCACGCCTGAGATAGCTTTATATCTCGACCTGGCATCATAAATCATTAAACTGAGCCATGGCAACCACCGCAAGCTCTTCAGATGCAGCCCACGAGGAATAAAATAATGTGTTACCAAGTCATGAGAGCTCAGCATTTTAAGAGATGTTACAAAAACTGTTTACACCCTGACTGTGTAGCCATCAGATGTTTTACAGACCATTGCTTTTGCAGTTGTTACATATTAGCCATTGTACACACTGAAAGAGATAGTGACCCACGTAACCCCCTGGATCGCTTCAGCCTCATTAATATTCTCATTCCCACTGACCGTAGCAACAAAATGGGCTTCCCATAATACTGTAACTGAAAAACACAGTCCATCTGGCCCCCACAGTCAGGCATATATTCAGTGGATCTATTGTCACcatgttttctttctattttaaaACTACACTCATCTTTTTAAGAACACTTCCATGTACAAAATGACATTAAGTGTTTTGATTTGCAGTATTTTGAACTTGGTATCAGGTAGTTTGGGCACACTTGAACCTCCTCAGAGTCACCACAAGGTGgtataaaatgacaataaagacATTAAAGTTCAAGGCCCTCTTGGCTGTTGCTCAATGTTTAGCAAGCAATAGCATGAAATAGTAGGCAAGTTTTCTGTTCAACTAATGGAATAGAAGACACAGTCCAATTGACTATAAAAAGCTTGTGTTCCTCATTTGtaagtgaaagaaaaataaatgccAGGAGATTCCTGAGCTCTCTGGACACATCTGGAGAAGATCTAGATATTACACCGAAGGAAGGTTTGCACCAGCTCAGAGAATTAGGCCTGAGTGATAGAATGGACGATGAGCAGGATCACCTTCGGTACACACTGGAAAGGATTTGCATTGAGAGGATGTTATAATCCAGTAGGTGGCGGTAGAGCAGACTTATATAGACGACAACCGCCGTAAAACTCAAAAGAAGGAATaggaagaagacgaagaagatgATATTTCCGGTATTCAGATCCCGCCCCCTGTGCACACACCCGCGGATTTTTGAAAATAACGACTAGTTCAGCAGCAAGACGTCAATCAAAACAGGCAGATTCAGCGGCCGCAGATTAAACATGTGGGTATTCGAAATTTAAACGAACCAGTTAAACAATTTGTAAACGAGTCAGtcggttgattttttttttggggtAAATGACTCGAGTTTGGTGTAAGCTAACTAAGCGCTAACGCTTCCCAGAGAACATCAGCGTTAACATGCTAttgttagcgttagcatgctaacgctaCCCGTTGGGTTTATACGATTATGTTTACTCCCAACTGTTAAGGCATTAACGGTTACTGAATAATGTTCTTCATATGCAGCCACATGTGTGGCCTTGGTCCCCTGTACCATACGTTTACGAAAATTCAAGTAACTTGGTCACTTGGGACAGTGAGATGTTCGTACTTTCACAAGTTAGTTTTAATTGATGATAATGTACTACCCTTACTGATTCGTGGGACTAACAACCACACTGGTTACCTATCGTTAGCTTGGTGTGGAGCTGAGACTGCTGATGGCTGAAACGCTGGACCCTTTGTACATCGTATTTGTTTCTCAACTTAAACCTCAGCTTTATTATCATCCCGAAGGAAATGTAACTTTGCAGtcacacattaaacacataAAGAATTTACCGGtgacagtttattaaaaaagTGCCGTAATAGTTACCAGTtgataatgttgctcttttAAGTGCTCGTGATGGGCATTGCcttgtctgttgtttttatcGCAGATTGTCTGACATCCGAACATCATGACATCCATTACTGATCCAAGCCTGAGTGACAGCTTCACCACTGCAATGGAGGAGATCCAAAACAAACAGCGTAAAGCATGTGAGGAGCTAATGGACGCGACCAAAGAGGCGTGCCAGTCCCACAGACAGTATGTGAAGTCTGCACTAGGTATGTTTGAGACATTCTTTAATGTTTATTAGAGTCCCCCATTAGCTGTTACCTTGGCAATAACTGCTTTTCCTGATGTCCATATCAACATAAAATACATATAGTCAACGATGTTTATAGTAAACAATACATTTGCCACATTAACATTGCATTTCACAGCAAAACCCCCACCAAAACCATCCATATAAACAGAACAATGTAAAACAAGAACAGTGTCAGTGCATCTGAGCATCCATACTGCAGGAAACCtcttttactttattttgcGGCTTCCCTTCAAGAACCTCTTTAGTCGCTTCTTAAACCCTTTTGTTGTGATTTCTTGCAATTTAACGAATGGCAAACTGGTTGAGCTGTGGATTTTCAGCGCCGTAACTATTCAAAACCCCAAAAATTTATGAGGCT is a window encoding:
- the LOC139340296 gene encoding glucose-6-phosphatase 2-like; the protein is MIYDARSRYKAISGVEGIHGALTDAEEAAVTLGHIDRDSQMDFVYSNGVLVIQHLQNNYRKYHDFLNFMSTVGDPRNIFSVYFPLWFHLSHNVGTKMIWVAVIGDWLNLIFKWILFGQRPYWWVQETHFYPNDSLPHLEQFHITCETGPGSPSGHAMGSSCVWYVMITAALNFTRPSSTVTSAQSFQRFHLLRSCLWMAFWVIQISVCVSRVFVATHFPHQVILGLLAGMLVAEAFDHIPSVYNASLKVYLQINLFLFSFAICFYVILKSTDIDPLWSVTKAKKWCVNSDWIHLDTTPFAGLVRNLGALFGLGLAVNSQMFIQSCKGKNSYKTRFKLMCVTATLTSLQLCDFIKMPTHTELLFYGLSFCKSASVPLGVVAVIPYCVHLLIGDEDRKLA